Sequence from the Candidatus Thorarchaeota archaeon genome:
AGGTGCTTGCTGGTGACGACAGGTCATTCACAGGGATAAGGGAGCATATCTCCGCTGAACATAATACCCAGATAGACCGAGTGCTAAAATTCCTAGTCCGACTCGCTCTTGTCAATCATGTGGTTCAAGAAGTGGGGCCAAAAGAGGTTTCATTCTATAGAATAACTCAGAGAGGGAAAGACATCCTGAAGCTGTATCGAATGATGGAAAAAGGGGTAGAAGACGAACTAGCTATTGCCACTTCTGCAGGGTAAGAGCTGAATATATCCAAGGCGAGCGGACCGAGAATAGAGCTCGAGCGGTACCTAGAGTTGTCAGGATTCAAGTAGTTCAGAAAGGACACGGATTCTCCACCCAATAACCAAGCTTTGGTTACCCGTGGCATTTTGTGAGGAAATATGGTACTCCATTCCGCGATTGCATATGGAGCTTTTCTGATTTTTTGATTCTCAATGACTTAGCTTGGTATTTTGCCGCCAACTTTTAATAGAATCCATGCGGATTACTCGTTGATGGTTGGGATGGCTCGTGATTAGGGAGCACACAACGGGCGGTAGATTGCTGAATGAATTCGATGAAACGGATCAAAAGGAGTCAAGGCTTACTCCATCTGCAGTAGGAATCTTCGTGGCAGGATACGCATTTCT
This genomic interval carries:
- a CDS encoding winged helix-turn-helix transcriptional regulator, producing MKTMDIFKAVLTKKYAIEVLKVLAGDDRSFTGIREHISAEHNTQIDRVLKFLVRLALVNHVVQEVGPKEVSFYRITQRGKDILKLYRMMEKGVEDELAIATSAG